One part of the Cyclobacteriaceae bacterium genome encodes these proteins:
- a CDS encoding inorganic diphosphatase, whose product MVQHPWHEVSIGVNPPEQVNGIIEIPRGSRAKYEIDKESGLIKLDRVLYASMYYPLNYGFIPQTLGEDNDPLDIVVLTQVSVVPRCMIPSKVIGVMRMIDRGEADDKIIAVAEQDASVSHIRDVSELPDFFRVELKHFFENYKTLENKKVVVDEFLSRAHALPIIERSITYYKEVYKK is encoded by the coding sequence ATGGTACAGCATCCCTGGCATGAAGTTTCCATTGGTGTAAATCCGCCTGAACAGGTAAACGGGATCATTGAAATCCCGCGCGGGTCGCGCGCCAAATATGAGATTGATAAGGAAAGCGGTTTGATTAAACTCGACCGTGTTCTTTACGCATCTATGTATTACCCGTTGAATTACGGATTTATCCCGCAAACATTGGGCGAAGACAATGACCCCTTGGATATTGTTGTGCTTACCCAGGTATCTGTAGTTCCACGCTGTATGATTCCTTCTAAAGTGATTGGCGTGATGCGGATGATTGACCGTGGCGAAGCAGATGACAAAATTATAGCAGTTGCCGAACAAGATGCCAGCGTTAGCCACATTCGTGATGTAAGTGAATTGCCCGATTTTTTTCGCGTAGAGCTCAAACATTTTTTTGAAAATTATAAAACACTTGAAAACAAAAAGGTAGTAGTGGATGAATTCCTGAGCAGGGCACACGCCTTACCGATCATTGAACGAAGCATCACTTACTATAAGGAAGTTTACAAGAAGTGA
- a CDS encoding glycosyltransferase family 2 protein translates to MDLSIVIVNFRGWKRLRQCLESLSCLSDAPFTWEVIIVDNQSNDGQLGSFEYEFQHFTFVENTGNNGFANGCNVGAAQSTGTFLLFLNPDTIANLHALKKLMVTALKNPDLTILTCHQLNDKGKDTKPYGLFVRPGTLTSLFRSVYRLTHNHLPQIQLQSGEKALSPEWVSGSAIFIKRTNFNQLGGWCEDYWMYFEDADLCKRVRNTGGQLALLTEISITHNHGGASRINPVTKALTKSEVLISKHVYISKHFSGITRSLMQAYMVVDNLFISHLLISLAGLLLFFVPSINAYTKLYANLVRYYRHAISNKTWLSPRSMSFRQLAKK, encoded by the coding sequence GTGGACCTTTCTATTGTTATCGTCAACTTTCGCGGGTGGAAGCGCCTTCGCCAATGTCTCGAATCGTTAAGTTGCCTTAGTGATGCCCCCTTTACATGGGAAGTTATTATTGTTGACAATCAAAGTAATGATGGCCAGCTTGGTTCTTTTGAGTACGAGTTTCAACATTTTACGTTTGTTGAAAATACGGGCAACAATGGCTTTGCCAATGGCTGCAATGTAGGCGCTGCGCAGTCAACCGGAACATTTCTTCTTTTCCTAAATCCAGATACCATTGCGAACCTGCATGCCCTTAAAAAGCTAATGGTCACGGCTTTGAAAAACCCAGACCTCACTATACTCACCTGTCACCAACTTAACGACAAAGGAAAAGACACCAAGCCCTATGGGTTGTTTGTACGTCCGGGCACATTAACCAGCCTGTTCCGTTCTGTTTATCGGCTAACCCACAATCATTTACCGCAAATCCAATTGCAGTCGGGCGAAAAGGCCTTGTCACCCGAATGGGTTTCCGGTTCAGCCATTTTTATAAAGCGAACCAACTTCAATCAACTGGGCGGATGGTGCGAAGATTACTGGATGTATTTTGAAGATGCCGATTTGTGCAAGCGCGTAAGGAATACAGGTGGACAGCTTGCTTTGCTTACGGAAATCAGCATAACCCATAACCACGGTGGGGCATCGCGGATTAATCCGGTAACCAAAGCATTGACCAAATCGGAGGTGCTGATTTCAAAGCATGTTTACATCAGTAAACATTTTAGCGGGATAACGCGTTCGTTAATGCAGGCCTATATGGTTGTTGATAACCTTTTTATCAGTCATTTACTGATTAGCCTAGCAGGGCTTCTTCTGTTCTTTGTCCCCTCGATCAATGCCTATACAAAGCTATACGCAAACCTTGTCAGGTACTACCGGCATGCTATTTCAAACAAAACCTGGCTAAGTCCGCGATCCATGAGTTTCCGGCAACTTGCGAAGAAATAA
- a CDS encoding FkbM family methyltransferase: MKASLFERITVSKKKRLQRLKDSVIAYLSAIPQNKIKDEQKQVLEFLKHHDMAVFPYEFTGKYNPEDIPISYDDAQKLFFTPWEGGNLYYKNGSQKKKAQRYFNSLRLEQDIQSPHRYLTSDFTVSENDIIADVGAAEGNFSLSVVNKAKHIYLFEPEPGWVKALKATFAPWKEKVTIVQKFISDKTGGNSITLDDYFSGDKVVDFIKADVEGAEHSLIRGAAGLIQRHQKLKIALCTYHSQDDATQLEDLLKNHGFTTRFSDGYMLYYYGKQNIVKPPYLRRAVLRATKP; this comes from the coding sequence ATGAAAGCTTCCCTATTTGAACGCATAACGGTTAGCAAAAAGAAACGACTTCAGCGGCTAAAGGATAGTGTTATCGCTTACCTTTCCGCAATTCCGCAAAACAAAATTAAGGATGAGCAAAAGCAGGTGCTCGAGTTTCTGAAACATCATGATATGGCCGTATTCCCATATGAATTTACCGGAAAATACAATCCGGAAGATATTCCGATTTCGTATGATGATGCGCAAAAATTATTTTTTACCCCATGGGAAGGTGGAAACCTGTACTACAAAAACGGTTCGCAAAAAAAGAAAGCACAACGTTATTTCAACAGCCTTCGGTTAGAACAAGATATTCAATCGCCACACCGTTACTTAACCAGCGATTTTACGGTATCGGAAAATGATATTATTGCCGATGTTGGTGCAGCCGAGGGAAACTTTTCATTGAGTGTGGTAAACAAAGCGAAACATATTTATTTGTTCGAACCCGAACCGGGTTGGGTGAAGGCCTTGAAGGCAACTTTTGCCCCCTGGAAAGAAAAGGTGACAATTGTGCAGAAATTTATTTCGGATAAGACGGGCGGCAACAGCATTACACTGGATGATTATTTCAGTGGTGATAAAGTTGTTGATTTTATAAAAGCTGACGTTGAGGGGGCCGAGCACAGTCTTATCCGTGGGGCTGCCGGTCTTATACAACGGCACCAAAAGTTAAAAATAGCGTTGTGCACCTACCATAGCCAGGATGATGCTACACAACTGGAGGACTTGTTAAAAAACCATGGCTTCACTACTCGGTTTTCTGACGGATACATGCTTTACTATTACGGCAAACAAAACATAGTAAAGCCACCTTACCTTCGCAGGGCTGTTTTACGGGCCACCAAACCATAA